A stretch of Dromaius novaehollandiae isolate bDroNov1 unplaced genomic scaffold, bDroNov1.hap1 HAP1_SCAFFOLD_45, whole genome shotgun sequence DNA encodes these proteins:
- the LOC135327063 gene encoding olfactory receptor 14A16-like, with translation MSNSSFLTEFLLLAFADKRELQLLHFSLFLGFYLAAVLGNILIISAIASDHRLHTPMYFFLLNLSILDFGSISTTVPRSMANSLWDTRAISYSGCAAQVFLFLFSISSEYSLLTVMAYDRYIAICRPLHYGTLIGSRACVQMAGAAWASGFLNAVLHTANTFSIPLCQGNAVEQFFCEIPQLLRLSCSDSYFRKDGVTVVSFCVACECFVFTVLSCVQIFRVVLRILSEQGQHKAFSMCLPHLAVVSLFVITAMFAYLKPPSISSPALELVVAVLCSVVPPTLNLLIYSMRNKEIKEALRKLIQRVVFYHS, from the coding sequence atgtccaacagcagcttcctcaccgagttcctcctcctggcatttgcggacaaacgggagctgcagctcttgcacttctcactcttcctgggcttCTACCTGGCTGccgtcctgggcaacatcctcatcatctctGCCATAGCCAGTGACCACCGCctgcacacccccatgtacttcttcctcctcaatctctccatcctggactttggctccatctccaccactgtccccagatccatggccaattccctgtgggacaccagggccatttcctactcaggatgtgctgcccaggtctttctgtttcttttctccatttcatcagaatattctctcctcactgtcatggcctatgaccgctatattgccatctgcagacccctgcactatgggacactcataggcagcagagcttgtgtccaaatggcaggagctgcctgggccagtggttttctcaatgcagtgctgcacactgcgaacacattttcaattccactctgccaaggcaatgctgtggagcagtttttctgtgaaattccccagctcctcaggctctcctgctctgactcctactTCAGGAAAGATGGGGTTACTGTGGTTAGTTTTTGTGTAGCTTGTGAGTGTTTTGTGTTCACTGTGCTGTCCTGCGTGCAGATCTTCagggtcgtgctgaggatcctctccgagcagggccagcacaaagccttttccatgtgcctcccacacctggccgtggtctccctgttcgtcatcactgcaatgtttgcctacctgaagcccccctccatctcctccccagctctggagctggtggtggctgttctgtgctcagtggtgcctccaacactgaacctgctcatctacagcatgaggaacaaagagatcaaagaggcactgaggaaactgattcaacgTGTAGTATTTTACCACTCATAg
- the LOC135327064 gene encoding olfactory receptor 12D1-like: protein MDNQTEVSKFILLGLSSLQGLQQFLFMLFSLLYLSSLLGNVAIVTVVICEPRLRIPMYYFLCNLSCLDIFYSTVTIPKMLAGFLWGHQGISYTGCLSQLHFFHFLGSSEALLLAVMAYDRFVAICHPLRYTLIMSPRACLLLAAAAWATGFLHALMHTVMTSRLHFCGPSHIHHFFCDIKPLVRLACNSNQLNLRLLSIITGSIAIGPFVFTLFSYLYIFSFLRLKVQSREGRRKSFSTCISHLTVVALFYVPVIFNYVPPSSGSSPRRDMIATLMYNVVTSVLNPLIYTLRNAEVKRALKRRLFSRQLLVQKMFCLAACVG from the coding sequence atggataaccagacagaggtgagcaagttcatcctgcttggcctgtccagccttcaagggctgcagcagttcctgttcatgctcttctccctgctctacctgtccagcctgctggggaatgtggcaattgtgactgtggtgatatgtgaacctcggctacgcatccccatgtactatttcctctgcaacctctcctgcctggatattttctactccaccgttaccatccccaagatgctggctgggttcctctgggggcaccagggtatttcttacactggctgcctaagccagctccacttcttccacttcctgggcagcagcgaagctttgctgctggctgtcatggcctatgaccgctttgtggccatctgccacccgctgcgctacaccctgatcatgagcccacgggcctgcctgctgctggctgcagccgcttgggctactggcttccttcatgctctgatgcacacagtcatgacctcccggctccatttctgtggccccagccacatccaccacttcttctgtgacatcaaGCCCCTGGTGAGACTAGCCTGCAATAGCAACCAGCTCAACCTGCGCCTTCTCAGCATCATCACAGGGAGTATTGCAATAGGCCCCTTTGtcttcacactcttttcttacctgtacatcttttccttcctccgactgaaagtccagtcgagggagggaaggaggaaatccttctccacttgcatctcccatctcacagtagtggccttattctatgtccctgttatttttaactatgtgCCACCTTCCTCAGGGAGTTCACCCAGGCGGGACATGATAGCCACCCTTATGTATAATGTTGTCACCTCCGTCCTCAACCCTTTGATCTACACCCTGAGGAATGCGGAGGTGAAACGTGccctaaagagaagacttttctccagacagttactagtgcagaaaatgttctgccttgcagcttgtgTGGGGTAG